The Candidatus Binatia bacterium genome includes a region encoding these proteins:
- the fni gene encoding type 2 isopentenyl-diphosphate Delta-isomerase, protein MRHRGEAKAVAHDDVAARKQSHLDLCIREDVEAAEKSTLFEQVELVHDALPDLAVDDIDLRTRWLGKELAAPLVITGMTGGTEEAFAVNRDLARIAEETRIAFGLGSQRAMHKRPESAWTYRIREFAPTTVLLANIGLAQAREMTAKELEPLIAAISADALCLHLNVAQELIQPEGDRDFRDGTRTFRRLCRELEVPIVAKETGCGVSREVALRLRAAGVKHIDVSGAGGTSWVRIEALRTPRGSSLGDLYRDWGIPTAASLLQLRGIGVQTIASGGIRDGLDAAKAIALGASLVGFALPVYQAYREGGAEAARAFIDGVIAGLRMAMLLTGSRTLADLRRAPTVIGPTLERWQPGRRPLRRRRGS, encoded by the coding sequence ATGAGACATCGCGGCGAGGCGAAGGCGGTCGCGCACGACGACGTGGCGGCGCGCAAGCAATCGCACCTCGACCTGTGCATACGCGAGGACGTCGAGGCGGCGGAGAAGAGCACGCTGTTCGAGCAGGTCGAGCTGGTGCACGACGCGCTCCCCGATCTCGCGGTCGACGACATCGACCTGCGCACCCGCTGGCTCGGCAAGGAGCTCGCGGCGCCGCTGGTCATCACCGGGATGACCGGCGGCACCGAGGAAGCGTTCGCGGTCAACCGCGACCTCGCGCGCATCGCCGAGGAGACGCGCATCGCGTTCGGTCTCGGTAGCCAGCGCGCGATGCACAAGCGACCCGAGTCGGCGTGGACGTACCGGATTCGCGAGTTCGCGCCGACGACCGTGCTGCTCGCCAACATCGGCCTCGCGCAGGCGCGGGAGATGACCGCGAAGGAGCTCGAGCCGCTGATCGCCGCGATCTCCGCGGACGCGCTCTGCCTCCACCTGAACGTCGCGCAGGAGCTGATCCAGCCCGAGGGCGACCGCGACTTCCGCGACGGCACGCGGACCTTCCGCCGCCTGTGTCGCGAGCTCGAGGTCCCGATCGTCGCCAAGGAAACGGGCTGCGGCGTGTCGCGCGAGGTGGCGCTCCGCCTGCGCGCGGCGGGCGTCAAGCACATCGACGTGTCGGGCGCCGGCGGGACATCGTGGGTGCGCATCGAGGCGCTGCGCACGCCGCGGGGCTCGAGCCTCGGCGACCTGTACCGCGACTGGGGCATCCCGACGGCGGCGAGCCTGCTGCAGCTGCGCGGGATCGGCGTGCAGACGATCGCGAGCGGCGGCATCCGCGACGGCCTCGACGCGGCGAAGGCGATCGCGCTCGGTGCGAGCCTGGTCGGCTTCGCGCTGCCGGTCTACCAGGCGTACCGCGAGGGCGGGGCGGAGGCGGCGCGCGCCTTCATCGACGGCGTGATCGCGGGGCTGCGCATGGCCATGCTGCTCACGGGCAGCCGCACGCTCGCGGATCTGCGTCGCGCGCCGACGGTCATCGGTCCGACGCTCGAGCGCTGGCAACCCGGTCGCCGCCCGCTGAGACGGAGGAGAGGATCGTGA
- a CDS encoding hydroxymethylglutaryl-CoA reductase, degradative: protein MSDRRESRIPGFHSLPVAERQALISRVAGLTDEERASLLSEAPLPLATAARLTENTIGVYALPLGVALNFVVNGRDVLVPMVTEEPSVIAAASNAARLARGGGGFVAESDPPCMIAQIQLVDVSDPEAACERLREATARICARVDEVEPGMARRGGGARGVEARVIEAPLGRTFVVVHLLVEVGDAMGANAINTIAEKTAPLVAEIAGGTPHLRILSNLTDRRKARATVRYRHADLEMPGRSGAEVAAAVELASLFAEADPYRAATHNKGIMNGIDAVALATGNDWRALEAGAHAYASRDGHYGALATWRVEGDALVGRIELPLAVGTVGATVDGNPRARLALKLLGVRGARELAEIMAAVGLAQNFAALRALATEGIQKGHMSRHARAVATAAGAAPDEVEAIAEALIASGEIKIERARQLLAARAGRSGASAARPTS, encoded by the coding sequence GTGAGCGATCGTCGCGAGTCGCGCATTCCTGGATTTCACAGCCTGCCGGTCGCCGAGCGTCAAGCATTGATCTCGAGGGTCGCCGGGCTCACCGACGAGGAGCGGGCGTCGCTGCTCTCCGAGGCGCCGTTGCCGCTCGCGACGGCGGCGAGGCTCACCGAGAACACGATCGGCGTCTACGCCCTGCCGCTCGGCGTGGCGCTGAACTTCGTGGTCAACGGACGCGACGTGCTCGTGCCGATGGTCACCGAGGAGCCGTCGGTGATCGCCGCGGCGAGCAACGCGGCGCGGCTCGCGCGCGGCGGTGGCGGCTTCGTCGCCGAGTCCGACCCGCCGTGCATGATCGCCCAGATCCAGCTCGTCGACGTGTCGGATCCGGAGGCTGCGTGCGAGCGCCTGCGCGAGGCCACTGCGCGGATCTGCGCGCGCGTCGACGAGGTCGAGCCCGGCATGGCGAGGCGCGGCGGCGGCGCGCGCGGCGTCGAGGCGCGCGTGATCGAGGCGCCGCTCGGGCGCACCTTCGTCGTCGTGCATTTGCTGGTCGAGGTCGGGGACGCGATGGGCGCGAACGCGATCAACACGATCGCCGAGAAGACCGCGCCGCTCGTCGCCGAGATCGCCGGCGGGACGCCGCACCTGCGCATCCTGTCGAACCTCACCGATCGCCGGAAGGCGCGCGCGACGGTGCGCTACCGGCACGCCGACCTCGAGATGCCGGGACGCTCCGGGGCGGAGGTCGCGGCCGCGGTCGAGCTCGCGAGCCTGTTCGCCGAGGCGGATCCGTACCGCGCGGCGACGCACAACAAGGGCATCATGAACGGCATCGACGCGGTCGCGCTCGCGACGGGCAACGACTGGCGCGCGCTCGAGGCCGGCGCCCACGCGTACGCGTCGCGCGACGGACACTACGGCGCGCTCGCGACCTGGCGCGTCGAGGGGGACGCGCTCGTGGGCCGGATCGAGCTGCCGCTCGCGGTCGGCACGGTCGGCGCCACCGTCGACGGCAACCCGCGCGCACGCCTCGCGCTCAAGCTTCTCGGTGTCCGTGGGGCGCGCGAGCTCGCGGAGATCATGGCCGCGGTCGGTCTCGCGCAGAACTTCGCCGCGCTGCGCGCGCTCGCGACCGAGGGCATCCAGAAGGGTCACATGTCGCGTCACGCGCGTGCGGTCGCGACCGCGGCCGGCGCGGCTCCCGACGAGGTCGAGGCGATCGCCGAGGCGCTGATCGCGTCGGGCGAGATCAAGATCGAGCGCGCCCGTCAGCTGCTCGCCGCGCGTGCCGGGCGGAGCGGCGCATCCGCGGCGCGCCCCACGTCGTGA
- the mvk gene encoding mevalonate kinase has translation MSERDAAVPPLRLASAAASGKVILLGEHVVVHGQPAIVAAVERGVRVTVAPRAADEPTLPPDLADPRLHSAVELAARCCGVAPDALRIEVEGDLPVAMGLGSSAALAVALLRALAASVDHELADEAVARHAHEIEKLFHGTPSGVDSTAATYGGVLWFEIGRGGEPPRHERLALPEPLPLLVLLSHTPHTTASTVGSLRQRAADAPEVYQPVFAAVGALVASARDALLRGDRKRLGELMTMNHGLLRACGVSTAELDALVDDALAAGALGAKLTGAGGGGAIIALPPDDGEALLAALRARGHDGFIARLGVAPDLAVC, from the coding sequence GTGAGCGAGCGCGACGCCGCCGTCCCGCCGCTGCGGCTCGCCAGCGCTGCGGCGTCGGGCAAGGTGATCCTGCTCGGCGAGCACGTCGTCGTGCACGGGCAGCCGGCGATCGTCGCGGCCGTCGAGCGCGGCGTGCGCGTGACCGTCGCGCCGCGCGCGGCGGACGAGCCGACGCTGCCGCCGGATCTCGCCGACCCGCGGCTCCACTCTGCGGTCGAGCTCGCGGCGCGCTGCTGCGGCGTCGCGCCGGACGCGCTGCGGATCGAGGTCGAGGGCGATCTCCCGGTCGCGATGGGGCTCGGCAGCTCGGCGGCGCTCGCGGTGGCGCTGCTGCGCGCGCTCGCGGCGAGCGTCGACCACGAGCTCGCCGACGAGGCCGTCGCGCGCCACGCGCACGAGATCGAGAAGCTCTTTCACGGCACGCCGTCCGGCGTCGACAGCACGGCTGCGACCTACGGCGGCGTGCTCTGGTTCGAGATCGGACGCGGCGGCGAGCCACCGCGACACGAGCGCCTCGCGCTCCCCGAGCCGCTGCCGCTGCTCGTCCTCCTGTCGCACACGCCGCACACGACGGCGAGCACGGTCGGCAGCCTGCGCCAGCGCGCGGCCGACGCGCCCGAGGTCTACCAGCCGGTGTTCGCGGCGGTCGGCGCGCTCGTCGCGTCGGCGCGCGACGCGCTGCTGCGCGGCGACCGCAAGCGGCTCGGCGAGCTGATGACGATGAACCACGGCCTGCTGCGCGCGTGCGGCGTCTCGACGGCGGAGCTCGACGCGCTGGTCGACGATGCGCTCGCCGCCGGCGCGCTCGGCGCGAAGCTCACCGGGGCGGGCGGCGGCGGCGCGATCATCGCGCTGCCCCCGGACGACGGCGAAGCGCTGCTCGCGGCGCTGCGCGCCCGCGGCCACGACGGCTTCATCGCGCGGCTCGGCGTCGCTCCCGACTTGGCGGTCTGCTAG
- a CDS encoding 4a-hydroxytetrahydrobiopterin dehydratase, whose amino-acid sequence MALQKLDAAEVERRLKTLSGWTLEGGKLHREYRFPDFVAAFGFMAAVALVAERMNHHPEWFNVYGTVRVDLTTHDASGISARDFELAERMEELARRHGAA is encoded by the coding sequence ATGGCGCTGCAGAAGCTGGATGCGGCCGAGGTCGAGCGCCGGCTGAAGACGCTTTCCGGCTGGACGCTCGAGGGCGGCAAGCTGCACCGCGAGTACCGCTTTCCCGACTTCGTCGCGGCCTTCGGCTTCATGGCCGCCGTGGCGCTCGTCGCCGAGCGGATGAACCACCACCCCGAGTGGTTCAACGTCTACGGCACCGTGCGCGTCGACCTCACGACGCACGACGCGAGCGGCATCTCGGCGCGCGACTTCGAGCTGGCGGAGCGGATGGAGGAGCTGGCGCGCCGCCACGGCGCGGCCTGA
- a CDS encoding lysophospholipase, protein MTTEERASQSRTETIAVEAGHRLLRWWPPKEPAHASLVIVHGYAEHGGRYEKVGAQLAGAGVAAWAMDLLGHGASSGERASVPSLDALVRDASLLLERARAARPALALFVLGHSMGGLVATALALERQGELAGLILSGAAVGDPSALEPLLDLDPLPEVVLSSELLSRDPRVAEDYDRDPLNYRGPFKRETLRALTSGARAVRARFPELTLPLLVLHGGDDQLVVPQASEDLYAGAASSDKRLEILPGLRHEILNEPEGPELTGRIAAWIAERAR, encoded by the coding sequence ATGACGACGGAGGAGCGCGCGTCGCAGAGCCGTACGGAGACGATCGCCGTCGAGGCAGGACATCGCCTGCTGCGCTGGTGGCCGCCGAAGGAGCCGGCACACGCGAGCCTCGTGATCGTGCACGGCTACGCGGAGCACGGCGGGCGCTACGAGAAGGTCGGCGCGCAGCTCGCTGGCGCGGGCGTCGCGGCGTGGGCGATGGACCTGCTCGGGCACGGCGCGTCGAGCGGCGAGCGCGCGAGCGTGCCGTCGCTCGATGCGCTGGTCCGCGACGCGTCGCTGCTTCTCGAGCGCGCGCGTGCGGCGCGTCCGGCGCTGGCCCTCTTCGTGCTCGGGCACAGCATGGGCGGCCTCGTCGCGACGGCGCTCGCGCTCGAGCGTCAGGGCGAGCTCGCGGGGCTGATCCTCTCCGGCGCGGCGGTCGGCGACCCGTCGGCCCTCGAGCCGCTGCTCGACCTCGACCCGCTGCCGGAGGTGGTGCTCTCCTCGGAGCTGCTGTCGCGCGATCCGCGGGTCGCGGAGGACTACGATCGCGACCCGCTCAACTACCGCGGGCCGTTCAAGCGCGAGACGCTGCGCGCGCTCACCTCGGGCGCGCGCGCGGTGCGGGCGCGCTTCCCCGAGCTGACGCTGCCGCTGCTCGTGCTGCACGGCGGCGACGACCAGCTCGTCGTGCCGCAGGCGAGCGAGGACCTGTACGCGGGCGCCGCGTCGTCGGACAAGCGGCTCGAGATCCTGCCCGGGCTGCGCCACGAGATCCTGAACGAGCCCGAGGGGCCGGAGCTCACGGGCCGCATCGCCGCCTGGATCGCCGAGCGCGCGCGCTGA
- a CDS encoding DEAD/DEAH box helicase, translating into MSTATDTQAAAQDAAESTENRLPFDALPLPEPVRAGIRKAGFTHATPIQAKILPLSLAGRDVAGQAQTGTGKTAAFLITVFTRLLEHGKPRKPAAPRALVIAPTRELAVQIAKDAEVLGSECGFVIQAVYGGVDYKKQRENLRQDVDLLVGTPGRLIDYWKQGVYRLNAVEVLVIDEADRMFDMGFIKDLRFLLRRCTPVEQRQSMLFSATLSHDVMELAYMFMNDAVKVEVNPEQVTAERVEHKLYHVGKHEKLGLLFGLLQREGAERTLIFVNMRRTADQLCRTLAANGIEAEQITGDIDQRKRLKILEDFREGRLPILIATDVASRGLHIDGVTHVINYDLPLDPEDYVHRVGRTARAGASGKAISLACEDYVEGLEAIEKLIGFKLPYDFPDDDMLVPYKEPPRQPRRRSEDGGRGERRGRERGGRRDERREPRPAAVESEAAAPAAEGTEAAPAAAGEGAAAPRKRRRRRRRAKGQAAAGTTEATGATATAETGAATAATGDGESAAASGETSAAATGGEGAAKPGRRRRRRRRGRRGGARDNGSAGAEASASGAASTGEGEASTASGTASAGDASSGGDAARGAESASGGESSAPDAGDHASHES; encoded by the coding sequence ATGAGCACAGCCACGGACACCCAAGCGGCCGCGCAGGACGCCGCCGAATCCACGGAAAACCGGCTGCCGTTCGACGCCCTTCCGCTGCCGGAACCGGTGCGTGCCGGCATCCGCAAGGCCGGCTTCACGCACGCGACGCCGATCCAGGCGAAGATCCTGCCGCTCTCGCTCGCCGGACGCGACGTCGCGGGTCAGGCCCAGACCGGCACGGGCAAGACGGCCGCCTTCCTGATCACGGTCTTCACGCGCCTCCTCGAGCACGGCAAGCCGCGCAAGCCCGCCGCGCCGCGCGCGCTCGTGATCGCTCCGACCCGCGAGCTCGCCGTGCAGATCGCCAAGGACGCGGAGGTGCTCGGCTCCGAGTGCGGCTTCGTCATCCAGGCCGTCTACGGCGGCGTGGATTACAAGAAGCAGCGCGAGAACCTGCGGCAGGACGTCGACCTGCTGGTCGGCACCCCGGGGCGTCTGATCGACTACTGGAAGCAGGGCGTCTACCGGCTCAACGCCGTCGAGGTCCTGGTCATCGACGAAGCCGACCGCATGTTCGACATGGGCTTCATCAAGGACCTGCGCTTCCTGCTGCGGCGCTGCACCCCGGTCGAGCAGCGTCAGTCCATGCTGTTCTCGGCGACTCTGTCCCACGACGTGATGGAGCTCGCCTACATGTTCATGAACGACGCGGTGAAGGTCGAGGTGAACCCCGAGCAGGTCACCGCCGAGCGCGTCGAGCACAAACTCTACCACGTCGGCAAGCACGAGAAGCTCGGCTTGCTGTTCGGCCTCCTGCAGCGCGAGGGCGCCGAGCGCACGCTGATCTTCGTCAACATGCGCCGCACCGCCGACCAGCTCTGTCGCACGCTCGCCGCGAACGGCATCGAGGCGGAGCAGATCACCGGCGACATCGACCAGCGCAAGCGTCTCAAGATCCTCGAGGACTTCCGCGAGGGACGCCTGCCGATCCTGATCGCGACCGACGTCGCGTCGCGCGGCCTGCACATCGACGGCGTGACGCACGTCATCAACTACGACCTGCCGCTCGACCCCGAGGATTACGTCCACCGCGTCGGTCGCACGGCGCGCGCCGGGGCTTCGGGCAAGGCGATCTCGCTCGCGTGCGAGGACTACGTCGAGGGCCTCGAGGCGATCGAGAAGCTGATCGGCTTCAAGCTGCCGTACGACTTCCCCGACGACGACATGCTGGTGCCCTACAAGGAGCCGCCGCGGCAGCCGCGTCGGCGCTCGGAGGACGGCGGCCGCGGCGAGCGGCGCGGGCGTGAGCGTGGCGGACGTCGCGACGAGCGACGCGAGCCGCGTCCGGCCGCAGTCGAGAGCGAGGCCGCGGCGCCGGCCGCCGAGGGCACCGAGGCCGCACCCGCAGCGGCGGGCGAGGGCGCAGCGGCGCCGCGCAAGCGCCGTCGTCGGCGTCGGCGCGCAAAGGGGCAGGCTGCCGCCGGCACGACCGAGGCGACCGGCGCGACGGCCACGGCCGAGACCGGAGCCGCCACGGCCGCGACGGGCGACGGCGAGAGCGCTGCGGCGAGCGGCGAGACGTCGGCCGCGGCGACGGGTGGCGAGGGCGCCGCGAAGCCGGGCCGACGGCGTCGGCGCCGGCGCCGTGGACGGCGCGGCGGCGCGCGCGACAACGGCTCGGCGGGCGCGGAAGCCTCGGCGAGCGGCGCAGCCTCGACGGGCGAAGGCGAAGCCTCGACGGCGAGCGGCACCGCGAGCGCCGGCGACGCGTCGTCCGGCGGCGACGCCGCGCGTGGCGCTGAGAGCGCGTCCGGCGGCGAGAGCTCGGCCCCCGATGCCGGCGATCATGCCTCGCACGAGAGCTGA